One genomic segment of Sanyastnella coralliicola includes these proteins:
- a CDS encoding CotH kinase family protein, with amino-acid sequence MNVLMVSSLRFSVLNVCRNIRILGWLICCLFPAIAEGQLVINEVCSANGSSFTDFEGDTPDYIELYNPGSTAESTEGLHLTDSGNEFKWPLPELEIGPGEYIVVACSGKDLTTPELHTNFGIDSDGETIRLTDEYGAVVDFVIVPELHSDNAYGRNSEGEFVYFLNTTPGEINPSESYNGYAPAPVFSRPGGFYDAPFQLTVQETAGETLFQTNNLYPQHDLNGSSISIDSTMSVTAVNFEDGKLPSRIVGATYFINEEHNMPVVALIADSLELFDEETGIYMLGPNADPEWPHFGGNIWNNQHILSWIEVYQEEEQVIAQLAESRMHGGQSARNQPQRPFRFIAKDRLGVERFYAQLQRQSHQTTYKKFVVRNGGSDYHRVHISDSFIERQVTKYGLDLEAKGSEPCVFYINGYYWGFMDIQRVIDDWFVWSVTEYEEGTPISILEDDSLVIKGDISSFDTMLEFVELNDMNVPENFAHAESLVDVSNFTDYIITETFWNNVDWPANNVKAWRPMVDGGKWRYILFDMDVSLSSFGFATEQNNGLQRFLDEFPDNKHYRLFNNLYANAEYRITFLNRYADLCNSAFSREAITSELRNHVALIWDEKDRHHGRWGSSRWFWETFWLYPRAYEFADKRTEIAFDQVRDGFDLDGHYELELNTAPAFAGTVSINSLDSLPHDWNGSYFNGIPIDITAHPAPGYQFSHWETKDGEVASTGSQRTVFNTDASTTELTAVFTDVNASQLFVWPNPSDGDVTISFDAQESGFAQVQLFDSRGAIIYESKVGVDLGTNLVQMNAIPAGSYVVRVTTKDMSFTETLISR; translated from the coding sequence ATGAATGTACTTATGGTATCTTCGCTGAGATTCTCTGTGCTGAACGTTTGTCGAAACATACGAATTCTAGGCTGGCTTATTTGCTGCCTTTTTCCCGCTATCGCGGAAGGTCAACTCGTGATTAATGAAGTGTGCTCCGCCAATGGATCATCTTTCACTGATTTCGAGGGAGATACCCCTGATTACATCGAACTCTACAACCCAGGCAGCACAGCTGAATCTACAGAAGGACTTCACCTCACAGACAGTGGCAATGAATTCAAATGGCCACTTCCAGAATTAGAAATTGGCCCTGGAGAATACATTGTAGTCGCTTGCTCAGGAAAAGACCTCACTACACCCGAACTTCATACCAACTTTGGAATAGACAGCGACGGCGAAACCATTCGCCTCACCGATGAATACGGCGCTGTAGTTGATTTTGTCATTGTACCCGAACTGCATAGTGACAACGCCTACGGAAGAAATTCAGAAGGGGAATTCGTTTACTTCCTCAACACTACTCCGGGTGAGATAAACCCAAGCGAATCTTACAACGGTTATGCACCTGCGCCTGTGTTTTCTCGTCCTGGCGGATTCTATGATGCACCTTTTCAACTAACAGTTCAAGAGACTGCTGGTGAAACCTTGTTCCAAACAAACAACCTCTACCCTCAGCACGATCTGAACGGCAGTAGCATCAGCATTGACAGTACCATGTCAGTGACTGCGGTGAACTTTGAAGACGGCAAACTTCCATCTCGCATCGTAGGTGCTACCTATTTCATTAATGAAGAGCACAACATGCCTGTTGTGGCCTTGATCGCAGATAGTCTCGAACTCTTCGATGAAGAAACTGGCATTTATATGCTCGGTCCGAATGCTGATCCCGAGTGGCCACACTTTGGTGGAAACATCTGGAACAATCAACATATCCTATCTTGGATTGAAGTCTATCAAGAAGAAGAACAGGTCATTGCTCAATTGGCTGAATCCCGCATGCACGGTGGTCAATCAGCAAGGAATCAACCGCAACGTCCGTTCAGATTTATCGCTAAAGACCGCTTAGGCGTGGAGCGCTTTTATGCTCAACTTCAACGTCAATCTCATCAGACTACCTACAAGAAGTTCGTTGTTCGTAATGGTGGATCAGACTATCACCGAGTGCACATTTCTGACTCTTTTATCGAGCGTCAAGTGACCAAATACGGGCTTGATCTAGAAGCCAAAGGTTCAGAGCCTTGTGTCTTCTATATCAACGGTTATTACTGGGGCTTCATGGATATCCAACGCGTGATTGATGATTGGTTCGTGTGGTCGGTGACGGAATATGAAGAAGGTACACCTATTTCAATTCTCGAAGACGATTCACTGGTGATCAAAGGTGACATCAGCAGTTTCGACACTATGCTCGAATTTGTTGAGTTGAACGACATGAACGTCCCTGAGAATTTCGCGCACGCGGAATCTTTGGTTGACGTTTCTAATTTCACTGACTACATCATCACCGAGACCTTCTGGAACAATGTTGATTGGCCAGCCAACAACGTGAAAGCTTGGCGTCCGATGGTAGATGGCGGCAAGTGGCGCTACATCTTGTTTGACATGGATGTTTCGCTCAGTAGCTTTGGTTTTGCGACGGAGCAGAATAACGGGTTGCAGCGCTTCCTTGATGAGTTCCCTGACAATAAGCACTATCGCTTGTTCAACAATTTATACGCTAACGCGGAATACAGAATCACCTTCTTGAATCGCTATGCTGATTTGTGCAACAGTGCCTTCAGTCGGGAAGCGATCACCTCCGAACTACGTAACCACGTAGCCCTCATTTGGGATGAAAAAGACCGTCATCACGGACGTTGGGGAAGCAGCCGATGGTTCTGGGAAACATTCTGGCTCTATCCAAGAGCATATGAGTTCGCAGATAAACGCACCGAGATTGCCTTCGATCAGGTACGTGACGGATTTGATCTGGATGGTCATTACGAATTGGAACTAAACACCGCTCCCGCTTTTGCAGGTACGGTATCCATTAACAGTCTTGACTCCCTTCCCCATGATTGGAATGGCAGCTACTTCAACGGTATTCCTATTGACATCACTGCCCACCCAGCACCGGGCTACCAATTCTCACACTGGGAGACCAAAGATGGCGAAGTTGCCAGCACCGGAAGTCAGCGAACGGTTTTCAATACTGACGCTAGCACCACAGAATTGACGGCTGTATTCACCGACGTCAACGCCTCTCAACTTTTCGTTTGGCCAAACCCATCTGATGGGGATGTGACCATCAGTTTCGACGCGCAAGAATCAGGTTTTGCGCAGGTACAACTCTTCGACTCCAGGGGAGCCATCATCTACGAATCAAAAGTAGGTGTGGATCTAGGCACCAATCTAGTTCAGATGAACGCGATTCCTGCAGGGAGTTATGTGGTTCGGGTGACCACCAAAGACATGTCTTTCACTGAGACATTGATCTCTCGTTAA
- a CDS encoding alkaline phosphatase D family protein, which produces MRSNYLLPIYVLLLGLLPFSLEASSFPFSFGVASGDADASSLVIWTRLDDLIAMPHQVSYEVAYDADFNSVVKSESFIVEDQFIKVLVEGLSSGCIYYRFRAAGFVSATGRAEIIEDGQAVTFAAFSCADHQRGYFHVYDHALQANEADYLLFLGDYYYDNAPSEAAVDVEGREHDPPYLPRTRDDFELRWKQYRGNALLQELHRQYASYVIWDDHEFADDCWRDAGENISGDEWEELKRNAVDAWYDWMPVRDREADFASAELGPAKLILTETRIRGRDEVLPAGDPGTLEEGRSLLGIEQEEWFATELDHEKPWTILLSGVPVMPQLYNGLTVRPHAWDGYPAARDRLQEAIEGSNAKLLVLSGDMHAARVADLATDTYDPTSQTGTWGIELTAPPVTSLVRQVPDSSNFADQNEHIRYFEESHRGYLKLRVSETSVLAQFIWVSSVTEDDAIEFTVGPKFLSAADVGGIAPTEDGQFEENDCALLSAPVVMKEQGIATFLVFPNPTNDEAFLAADLSVGEFQVQVVDASGKQLHAFTFIAEYGGSHIIQLNSRHLAQGVYTIQMEGVDYNNSVRMVIGE; this is translated from the coding sequence ATGCGCAGCAATTACCTACTTCCGATCTACGTCTTATTGCTCGGTTTATTGCCATTCAGTCTCGAAGCGTCGTCATTTCCTTTTTCATTTGGAGTGGCCTCTGGAGATGCTGATGCGTCGTCTTTGGTTATTTGGACGCGTCTTGATGACTTGATTGCTATGCCGCATCAAGTGTCTTATGAAGTAGCATATGACGCTGATTTCAATTCAGTGGTGAAGAGTGAGTCGTTCATCGTAGAAGATCAATTTATCAAGGTGTTGGTTGAAGGATTAAGCTCAGGATGTATTTATTACCGCTTCCGAGCGGCCGGCTTTGTTTCAGCCACGGGGCGGGCAGAGATTATTGAAGACGGACAAGCCGTCACCTTTGCAGCATTTTCATGTGCTGATCATCAACGCGGCTATTTCCATGTTTACGATCATGCGTTACAGGCCAATGAGGCGGACTACTTGTTGTTTTTGGGAGACTACTATTATGACAATGCGCCTTCGGAAGCAGCCGTTGATGTGGAGGGGAGAGAGCATGATCCTCCGTACTTGCCTCGAACGAGAGATGACTTTGAATTGCGTTGGAAGCAGTATCGCGGCAATGCCTTGCTTCAAGAATTACATCGCCAATATGCTTCCTATGTTATTTGGGATGACCACGAGTTTGCTGATGATTGTTGGCGCGACGCCGGCGAGAATATATCGGGTGATGAATGGGAAGAGTTGAAAAGAAATGCAGTTGACGCTTGGTATGATTGGATGCCGGTTAGAGATCGTGAGGCTGATTTCGCTAGCGCGGAATTGGGCCCGGCAAAATTGATCCTAACTGAGACGCGCATTCGCGGACGAGATGAGGTACTGCCTGCAGGCGACCCTGGCACTCTAGAAGAGGGCAGGAGCCTATTGGGAATTGAACAAGAGGAATGGTTCGCAACCGAGCTAGATCATGAAAAACCCTGGACAATATTGCTAAGCGGAGTGCCTGTGATGCCGCAGCTCTATAATGGGTTGACTGTTCGTCCGCACGCTTGGGATGGGTACCCTGCGGCTCGGGATCGTCTCCAAGAGGCCATCGAGGGAAGCAACGCAAAGTTGCTCGTATTGAGTGGCGACATGCATGCGGCGAGAGTAGCTGATTTAGCAACAGACACCTATGATCCAACAAGCCAAACGGGAACGTGGGGAATAGAGCTGACAGCACCACCAGTGACCTCACTTGTCCGTCAGGTGCCAGATTCATCAAACTTCGCTGACCAAAATGAGCACATCCGTTATTTCGAAGAGTCGCACCGTGGTTATTTGAAGTTAAGGGTGAGTGAAACCTCGGTCTTAGCCCAGTTCATTTGGGTGTCTAGTGTAACTGAGGATGATGCCATTGAATTTACTGTCGGACCAAAGTTTCTGTCTGCCGCAGATGTCGGAGGAATCGCTCCAACGGAAGACGGTCAGTTTGAAGAGAATGACTGTGCGTTGTTGAGTGCTCCAGTGGTCATGAAGGAACAGGGCATTGCAACTTTCCTTGTGTTCCCGAATCCAACCAATGACGAAGCATTCTTAGCAGCTGATCTAAGTGTCGGGGAGTTTCAAGTCCAAGTGGTGGATGCTTCAGGTAAGCAGTTGCATGCATTCACCTTCATTGCGGAATACGGTGGCAGTCATATCATTCAATTGAATAGTCGGCACTTAGCACAAGGTGTATATACCATTCAAATGGAAGGTGTTGACTACAACAACAGTGTTCGCATGGTTATTGGAGAGTAG
- a CDS encoding DUF1761 domain-containing protein — MEFNYLIVAAAALVPMVVGFIWYNPKVFGTAWMNVAGMTEEKIKGGNMPVIFLVSYVLSFLLAMATAGMVIHQMSVQSLFFAQEGFMEGSGAAYDQFTALMEQFEGVHRTFGHGVLHGVIGGFFVALPILGTNAMFERKGFKYIAVNCGYWIVTLGLMGGVLCQWA; from the coding sequence ATGGAATTCAATTATCTAATCGTTGCCGCCGCTGCTCTTGTTCCGATGGTAGTAGGCTTTATTTGGTACAACCCAAAAGTATTCGGTACGGCGTGGATGAACGTCGCAGGTATGACAGAAGAAAAGATCAAAGGCGGAAATATGCCTGTGATTTTCTTGGTGAGCTATGTGCTTAGTTTTCTTCTTGCCATGGCTACCGCCGGAATGGTGATTCACCAAATGTCTGTTCAGTCATTATTCTTCGCTCAGGAGGGCTTTATGGAAGGATCAGGCGCTGCTTATGATCAATTCACTGCTTTGATGGAGCAATTTGAAGGAGTTCACCGCACTTTCGGACACGGAGTCCTTCACGGTGTTATTGGTGGTTTCTTTGTGGCGTTACCTATTCTAGGAACCAACGCAATGTTTGAGCGCAAAGGCTTCAAGTACATCGCTGTGAACTGCGGATATTGGATCGTTACCCTCGGTTTGATGGGGGGTGTACTTTGCCAGTGGGCATAA
- a CDS encoding T9SS type A sorting domain-containing protein, giving the protein MKHILHVAFALILSSSAFAQPDSEVFPDFTYSDLNGIDQNLYSYLDQNKIVIIDIFATWCPNCVNSIPGVEAIWEEHGPDGDDSVMILSMERDANTNNEAAFVNTHGIENPVITGAEDFIANTLNVPYQPYFFVVCPDRSYELRIGGIGGDSTILTDFFEDCSSIVSVEEQQEVAFSLLNTVVDADLFVFSNGANSQFKIVSTSGQLVRSGALSFGDNNIDLSSLAAGTYVVQLTNEKGQLSQQIVKR; this is encoded by the coding sequence ATGAAGCATATTCTACATGTCGCATTTGCGCTAATCCTCAGTTCATCGGCGTTTGCACAGCCTGATAGCGAGGTTTTTCCAGATTTCACATACAGCGATTTGAACGGCATTGATCAAAATCTGTACTCGTATTTGGATCAAAATAAGATCGTCATCATCGACATTTTCGCCACTTGGTGTCCGAATTGTGTCAATTCGATTCCCGGAGTAGAAGCAATTTGGGAGGAACACGGTCCTGATGGTGATGATTCTGTGATGATACTTTCTATGGAGCGCGACGCCAACACAAATAATGAAGCTGCGTTTGTCAATACCCACGGCATAGAGAACCCAGTGATCACCGGCGCTGAAGATTTCATCGCGAACACACTGAATGTGCCTTATCAACCGTACTTCTTCGTTGTCTGCCCTGATCGTTCATACGAACTACGCATTGGGGGTATCGGAGGTGATAGCACTATTCTGACTGATTTCTTCGAAGATTGTTCTTCAATCGTATCAGTTGAAGAACAACAAGAAGTGGCCTTCTCACTGTTGAATACAGTTGTTGATGCGGATCTTTTCGTCTTCAGCAACGGAGCCAATTCTCAGTTCAAAATTGTGTCTACTTCAGGTCAATTGGTTCGTTCAGGAGCTTTGTCGTTCGGAGATAACAACATTGATCTGTCGTCACTGGCTGCAGGCACCTACGTAGTTCAGTTGACAAATGAGAAAGGGCAGCTTTCGCAACAGATTGTTAAGAGGTAG
- a CDS encoding O-methyltransferase produces MSRIWAYIRYVLGAKGIHGAHSPFIYDLFNHVFNDDRHYYAFERIERRRNLLLKKEDEIEVEDLGAGSRKMKSSTRKVSDIARTSLKRPKYARMLFRLCTHLERKEILEFGTSLGITTAYLASTGAQVETVEGAQSIHAEATEVMKGLKLEAKLINSSFNEYLNELGAGRKFDLIFIDGHHEGKALLHYATELLPHLSSDGVMVIDDINWSSDMQEAWGQLINWDDFDLSLDLFELGLLFRREGMVKQHHVIRY; encoded by the coding sequence GTGAGCAGGATTTGGGCATACATACGCTATGTGCTTGGAGCTAAGGGGATTCACGGTGCGCATTCGCCGTTTATCTACGATCTCTTCAATCATGTTTTTAATGACGATAGGCATTATTACGCCTTTGAACGTATTGAGAGACGTCGAAACTTGCTTTTAAAGAAGGAGGATGAGATTGAAGTTGAAGACTTAGGAGCAGGATCGAGGAAGATGAAATCTTCGACGCGGAAGGTGTCTGATATCGCAAGAACTTCTTTGAAACGTCCGAAGTACGCGCGGATGTTGTTTCGACTTTGTACTCACCTTGAGCGCAAAGAAATCCTTGAATTTGGAACTTCGTTGGGAATCACCACTGCGTACTTGGCTTCTACTGGAGCACAGGTAGAGACGGTGGAAGGGGCACAGAGTATTCATGCTGAGGCAACTGAAGTCATGAAGGGGCTGAAGCTGGAAGCTAAACTGATCAATAGTTCCTTCAACGAATACCTCAATGAACTGGGCGCTGGACGAAAGTTTGATCTGATATTTATCGATGGGCACCATGAAGGAAAAGCCCTATTGCATTACGCAACAGAGCTTCTACCGCATTTATCTTCTGATGGGGTCATGGTCATCGATGACATCAATTGGTCTAGTGACATGCAAGAAGCATGGGGACAATTGATCAATTGGGATGACTTTGACCTGAGCCTCGATCTTTTTGAACTGGGCTTGTTATTTCGTCGGGAAGGCATGGTGAAACAGCACCATGTCATTCGCTACTAG
- a CDS encoding T9SS type A sorting domain-containing protein, with translation MKSVLLIVVALLSVSLCRAQEATWAEDIAPLIYDNCSKCHHEGQAAHFSLMSYDDVAEHSLGISYALGEGIMPPWPADPEYRHFVGETYLSPAEKAMVIDWISEGMPFGDPEVEPEAPEFEDGGTLLESVDFVAAIEPYEIQYNSEEYRWFVIPTNFSETKYIQAVEVMAGISEAVHHADIHVDVTGNSAAYDALDPLPGFNTQIGWPTTTTYINAWQPGAGPARYPDNWGIALPPGADLVIEIHYGFGFAGEVDSTYMNLEFVDDPDNVRPISVGWLMGSGQMTDGPLVIPPNQISTFHQEATPFWSDKSLLAICPHMHLLGESYKVWMETPQGDSIPLIDIPDWQFRWQFYYNFQSPQYFPAGSVLKSIGQYDNTVNNPDNPNDPPETVYDGGLTTDEMFLCYFIYADYQPGDEELILDPDLITSVEDLTTTEELAPWPNPTSSQLQLNLPSDQSSELSIYSSHGQLVQSDVVNGRSTIDVSSLSTGFYSIVVRNDLWIRKSSFIKR, from the coding sequence ATGAAGTCTGTTCTGCTAATCGTCGTAGCGCTTTTGAGCGTTTCACTGTGTCGTGCTCAAGAAGCTACTTGGGCCGAAGACATTGCCCCGTTGATCTATGATAATTGTTCGAAATGCCACCATGAAGGACAAGCAGCACATTTCTCTTTAATGAGTTATGATGACGTTGCAGAACACTCTCTTGGAATTTCATATGCCCTTGGTGAAGGAATTATGCCGCCATGGCCTGCAGATCCTGAATACCGGCATTTCGTTGGAGAAACATACTTGTCACCCGCTGAGAAAGCGATGGTGATTGATTGGATCTCGGAGGGAATGCCCTTCGGTGATCCTGAGGTAGAACCTGAGGCTCCTGAATTTGAAGACGGTGGCACGCTTTTAGAATCGGTTGACTTCGTTGCTGCCATCGAACCGTACGAGATTCAGTACAACTCTGAGGAGTATCGTTGGTTCGTTATACCAACCAACTTCAGCGAGACGAAGTACATCCAAGCCGTAGAAGTCATGGCTGGTATTTCTGAAGCTGTTCACCATGCAGATATTCATGTAGACGTTACAGGTAATTCAGCCGCCTATGATGCGCTTGATCCTCTTCCAGGATTCAATACACAGATCGGATGGCCCACAACAACAACCTACATCAATGCCTGGCAACCAGGCGCTGGTCCTGCGCGCTATCCAGATAACTGGGGAATAGCACTTCCACCTGGTGCTGATCTCGTTATTGAAATCCACTACGGTTTTGGCTTCGCTGGAGAGGTAGATAGCACCTACATGAATCTCGAGTTCGTGGATGACCCAGACAACGTACGTCCCATTTCAGTGGGCTGGTTGATGGGGTCAGGACAAATGACAGACGGTCCACTTGTCATCCCACCCAATCAGATCAGCACTTTCCATCAAGAAGCCACGCCATTCTGGAGCGACAAATCCTTGCTCGCAATTTGTCCGCACATGCATCTCCTAGGAGAGTCCTATAAAGTCTGGATGGAGACGCCGCAAGGTGATTCAATACCATTGATAGATATTCCGGATTGGCAATTTAGGTGGCAGTTCTACTATAATTTTCAGTCTCCTCAGTACTTCCCGGCTGGCTCTGTATTGAAGAGCATTGGGCAATATGACAATACCGTCAACAACCCGGATAATCCGAACGATCCCCCAGAAACGGTCTATGACGGAGGTCTGACAACGGATGAAATGTTTCTCTGCTATTTCATCTATGCAGATTATCAGCCAGGTGATGAGGAGTTGATCCTTGATCCAGATTTGATTACTTCAGTGGAAGATTTGACGACCACAGAAGAGTTGGCACCTTGGCCAAACCCAACCTCGTCTCAGCTCCAGTTGAATCTACCTTCAGACCAGTCTTCTGAACTGTCTATTTATTCATCTCATGGACAATTGGTCCAAAGCGATGTAGTCAACGGAAGATCGACCATCGATGTGAGTAGTTTAAGCACAGGATTCTATTCTATTGTCGTTCGAAACGACCTCTGGATTCGTAAGTCCTCATTTATAAAACGTTAG
- a CDS encoding sensor histidine kinase — translation MSRNNRSVRIVFRILAAYILFQFFWWAFHIIQLHGEIRDMQLALAQSQETAELIRSTYTKKVWMVIGEGLVFVGLLLFGLWRIGTYLRKEAELARKERNFMLAVTHELKTPIATLRLFLDTLRTRDLPKEKSQDILSNSLNETHRLDHLVENILLSTRLENDDDLVKQRVDLSALLEKVGYNLAQLDGDMHKVTLDIDEKVAAFCDGNKMESVFINLIENALKYSPEGAEVTVSLKTNPQEVVVAVQDQGAGIPEEERERIFSKFYRIGNEDTRRSKGTGLGLYLVDRIINQHNGRIHIADRDGGGTIFTVAIPKI, via the coding sequence ATGTCTAGAAATAATCGAAGTGTACGTATCGTGTTCCGCATCCTTGCGGCGTACATTTTATTTCAGTTTTTCTGGTGGGCATTTCACATCATTCAGCTGCACGGTGAAATCCGTGATATGCAGTTGGCCTTGGCACAAAGCCAAGAGACTGCTGAACTGATTCGATCTACTTACACCAAGAAAGTTTGGATGGTCATTGGAGAAGGACTCGTATTTGTCGGTCTTCTTCTATTCGGACTTTGGCGCATTGGAACCTACCTTCGTAAGGAAGCGGAATTGGCTCGCAAAGAGCGCAACTTCATGTTGGCAGTAACGCATGAACTGAAGACTCCAATCGCCACCTTAAGGCTGTTTCTAGACACCCTCCGAACGCGTGACCTTCCGAAGGAAAAAAGCCAAGACATCCTGTCGAATTCATTGAATGAAACACATCGTCTTGACCACCTTGTAGAGAACATTCTTCTTTCCACCCGACTAGAGAATGATGACGACCTTGTCAAGCAGCGTGTTGACCTTAGCGCCCTTCTAGAGAAAGTGGGCTACAACCTGGCTCAACTCGATGGGGATATGCATAAAGTCACGCTCGATATCGATGAAAAAGTGGCTGCTTTTTGCGATGGAAATAAGATGGAGTCTGTCTTCATCAACCTGATAGAAAATGCCTTGAAATACTCTCCTGAAGGTGCCGAGGTCACAGTGAGTTTAAAGACCAATCCGCAAGAAGTAGTGGTGGCTGTTCAAGATCAAGGTGCTGGCATTCCTGAAGAGGAACGCGAACGTATCTTCAGCAAATTTTATCGCATAGGAAATGAGGATACCCGCCGTTCAAAAGGAACTGGATTGGGGCTGTACCTCGTTGACCGAATTATCAATCAACACAACGGACGAATTCATATTGCAGATCGCGATGGGGGAGGAACTATCTTTACCGTCGCGATTCCAAAAATCTAA
- the gpmI gene encoding 2,3-bisphosphoglycerate-independent phosphoglycerate mutase: protein MTDQRKACLIVLDGWGHGKKDASDAVFQANTPFMDHLEANMPSAELLTDGENVGLPEGQMGNSEVGHMNIGAGRVVYQDLVRINKAIQDRSFHANEVLVNAMESAKSNGRLHLMGLVSNGGVHSSQEHLHALCDLAQEHGINEVYIHVFTDGRDCDPQSGKAFVEALENHIAGTNAKVASVIGRYYAMDRDKRWERVAKAYNLLTRGEGASFNASAEVFTAMYGNGTTDEFIEPCAIAGVLDQGGTIQEGDTVVCFNFRTDRCREITQALTQQDFPDQGMSKLDLSYYTMTRYDNTFQKVNVIYEKDDLSLTLGEVVSKAGRTQVRGAETEKYPHVTFFFSGGREAEFEGESRIMAHSPKVATYDLQPEMSAPELADKMCAFMSEGQPDLVVLNFANPDMVGHTGVFEAIVKAVETTDQCLKQVVEHGQSLGYSFIIIADHGNADKAVNPDGSPHTAHTTNPVPVVVIDDRVTSIENGILADVAPSILALMGVEQPSAMTGRSILNGVAAQLEA from the coding sequence ATGACTGATCAAAGAAAGGCATGTCTGATCGTACTAGACGGTTGGGGACATGGAAAGAAAGATGCATCGGATGCGGTTTTTCAAGCCAATACACCATTCATGGATCACCTTGAGGCGAATATGCCTTCAGCGGAGTTACTGACAGATGGTGAAAACGTTGGTCTTCCTGAAGGTCAAATGGGGAATAGTGAAGTTGGACACATGAATATCGGCGCTGGTCGTGTCGTTTATCAAGACCTCGTTCGCATTAATAAGGCTATCCAAGACCGCTCATTTCACGCGAATGAAGTGTTGGTGAATGCCATGGAATCTGCCAAATCTAACGGCCGTCTGCACCTCATGGGCTTGGTTTCGAATGGAGGCGTGCACTCTTCACAAGAGCACCTACACGCCCTATGTGATTTGGCTCAAGAGCACGGTATCAATGAAGTGTACATCCATGTGTTTACTGATGGACGTGACTGTGATCCGCAATCTGGTAAGGCCTTCGTTGAAGCACTCGAGAATCATATTGCTGGCACCAATGCCAAAGTTGCATCGGTGATTGGACGTTACTACGCTATGGATCGCGATAAGCGATGGGAGCGCGTAGCGAAGGCATACAATTTGCTCACAAGAGGTGAGGGTGCGTCTTTTAACGCTAGCGCGGAAGTGTTCACTGCCATGTATGGAAATGGAACAACTGATGAGTTCATTGAACCATGCGCTATTGCAGGTGTCCTCGACCAAGGAGGGACGATCCAGGAAGGAGATACCGTTGTGTGCTTTAACTTCAGAACCGATCGCTGTCGCGAAATCACTCAAGCCCTCACACAACAAGATTTTCCTGATCAAGGAATGTCGAAGCTTGATCTCAGTTACTATACAATGACACGCTATGATAACACCTTCCAAAAAGTGAATGTCATCTATGAAAAAGACGACTTGTCGTTGACATTGGGTGAGGTAGTTTCGAAGGCAGGAAGAACTCAAGTTCGAGGTGCAGAAACAGAAAAGTATCCTCATGTTACTTTCTTCTTTTCTGGTGGTCGAGAAGCTGAATTTGAAGGAGAGAGCCGAATCATGGCGCACTCACCGAAAGTGGCAACCTATGACCTTCAACCAGAGATGAGCGCTCCTGAGCTCGCCGATAAGATGTGCGCGTTCATGAGTGAAGGACAACCGGATTTGGTAGTCTTGAATTTTGCGAATCCAGATATGGTTGGTCATACCGGTGTGTTCGAAGCCATTGTAAAAGCGGTAGAAACTACCGATCAATGCTTAAAGCAAGTAGTTGAGCACGGACAGTCATTAGGATACTCATTCATCATTATTGCCGATCACGGGAATGCTGATAAAGCAGTAAACCCTGATGGAAGTCCGCACACGGCCCATACGACCAACCCTGTTCCTGTGGTGGTCATTGATGATCGTGTGACCAGTATTGAGAATGGAATCCTTGCTGATGTCGCACCATCGATACTTGCGTTGATGGGAGTGGAACAACCTTCAGCAATGACAGGCCGCTCAATTCTGAACGGAGTAGCTGCTCAGTTAGAAGCATAA